In one window of Streptomyces sp. FXJ1.172 DNA:
- a CDS encoding ATP-grasp domain-containing protein: MPRIALVTYDPGAEPHRDADLPVLVRALTAGGAEAEARHWDDPAADWAGYDLVVIRSTWDYSWRAAEFGAWVERVAAVTRLANPASVVRWNTDKRYLGQLAAAGVPTVPTRYIAPGEPAELPDGHEYVIKPTSGAGARFAARYTPAEHGTAVRQLARMHAEGFTAMVQPYVRGIDVSGERALQYFGGRLLHASRKGAVLAPGTPYDADKVAHPDLVRWQPTEAELAVAERALAAVPDAPELLYARVDLVDGEDGAPRLMELELVEPNLFLSLHPGSLERVTKSILTAAEAG; encoded by the coding sequence GTGCCCCGCATCGCACTCGTGACCTACGACCCCGGCGCCGAGCCGCACCGGGACGCCGATCTGCCGGTGCTGGTGCGCGCGCTCACGGCCGGCGGGGCCGAGGCCGAGGCCCGGCACTGGGACGACCCGGCGGCCGACTGGGCCGGGTACGACCTGGTCGTCATACGCTCCACCTGGGACTACAGCTGGCGGGCCGCGGAGTTCGGGGCCTGGGTGGAGCGGGTCGCCGCGGTGACCCGGCTGGCCAATCCGGCGTCCGTGGTGCGCTGGAACACCGACAAGCGCTACCTCGGTCAGCTGGCGGCGGCCGGAGTGCCCACCGTCCCCACGCGCTACATAGCCCCGGGCGAGCCGGCCGAGCTGCCCGACGGGCACGAGTACGTGATCAAACCGACCTCGGGCGCGGGCGCCCGGTTCGCCGCCCGGTACACGCCCGCCGAGCACGGCACGGCCGTACGGCAACTCGCGCGGATGCACGCCGAGGGGTTCACGGCGATGGTGCAGCCGTACGTCCGGGGCATCGACGTCAGCGGGGAGCGGGCGCTGCAGTACTTCGGCGGCCGGCTGCTGCACGCCAGCCGCAAGGGTGCCGTCCTCGCACCGGGCACGCCGTACGACGCCGACAAGGTGGCCCATCCCGACCTGGTGCGCTGGCAGCCGACCGAGGCCGAACTGGCCGTGGCCGAGCGGGCGTTGGCGGCAGTACCGGACGCGCCCGAGCTGCTGTACGCGCGCGTGGACCTCGTGGACGGCGAGGACGGCGCGCCCCGGCTGATGGAGCTGGAACTGGTGGAGCCGAACCTGTTCCTGTCGCTGCACCCCGGGTCGCTGGAGCGGGTGACGAAGTCGATCCTGACCGCGGCCGAGGCCGGCTAG
- a CDS encoding IS701 family transposase has protein sequence MAEVREDLEAFTAELFDGFFRADQRRWGQVYVRGLLLDGRRKSVEPMAARLGEDGNRQALAHFVTTSPWNPAHVRARLAWKMQDAIRPEALIVDDTGFLKDGDASACVSRQYTGTAGKVTNCQVGVSLHLATDRASAAIDWRLFVPASWDPASPEADAAKVARRKRCQIPAEAGHVEKWQLALDMIDEARSWGVDVPLVVADAGYGDATAFRLGLEERKLAYAVGISSRLTAHPGHARPITPAYQGIGRPPVATYPDKPMTVKELVIQAGQQAARPVSWREGSRPGTGRSGFKRMYSRFVALRIRPAGREIRQATKGAELSERWLLAEWPATEPEPVQFWLSSLPSGMPLATLVRLAKLRWRIEHDYREMKQALGLAHFEGRTWNGWHHHVTLVSAAHAFCTLRRLAGAPKDTAQD, from the coding sequence ATGGCCGAGGTCCGGGAGGACCTGGAGGCGTTCACGGCGGAGTTGTTCGACGGGTTCTTCCGTGCTGACCAGCGGCGGTGGGGGCAGGTGTATGTGCGCGGGCTGCTGCTGGACGGGCGGCGCAAGTCGGTGGAGCCGATGGCGGCCCGGCTGGGCGAGGACGGCAACCGGCAGGCACTGGCCCACTTCGTGACAACGAGCCCATGGAATCCGGCGCACGTGCGGGCCCGCCTGGCCTGGAAGATGCAGGACGCGATCAGGCCGGAAGCGCTGATCGTCGACGACACCGGTTTCCTCAAGGACGGGGACGCCTCGGCGTGTGTGTCGCGGCAGTACACCGGGACCGCGGGCAAGGTCACCAACTGCCAGGTGGGAGTGTCGCTGCATCTGGCTACCGACCGTGCCTCGGCCGCGATCGACTGGCGGCTGTTTGTGCCCGCTTCCTGGGATCCGGCCTCGCCGGAGGCGGATGCGGCCAAGGTCGCCCGCCGTAAACGGTGCCAGATCCCCGCCGAGGCCGGTCATGTGGAGAAGTGGCAGCTGGCCCTGGACATGATCGACGAGGCCCGCAGCTGGGGCGTCGACGTCCCCTTGGTCGTCGCGGACGCCGGATACGGCGACGCCACCGCCTTCCGCCTGGGGTTGGAGGAACGGAAGCTGGCCTACGCCGTCGGTATCTCCTCCCGGCTCACCGCTCATCCCGGACATGCGCGGCCGATCACCCCCGCCTACCAGGGCATTGGCCGCCCGCCGGTGGCGACGTATCCGGACAAGCCGATGACGGTGAAGGAACTGGTCATCCAGGCCGGCCAGCAGGCGGCCCGGCCGGTGTCCTGGCGCGAGGGCTCCCGGCCGGGAACGGGCCGCAGCGGCTTCAAGCGCATGTACTCGCGTTTCGTCGCCCTGCGCATCCGGCCCGCCGGACGCGAGATCCGCCAGGCCACCAAGGGTGCGGAACTGTCCGAGCGCTGGCTGCTGGCCGAATGGCCCGCCACCGAGCCGGAGCCGGTGCAGTTCTGGCTGTCCAGCCTGCCTTCCGGCATGCCCCTGGCCACACTGGTGCGGCTGGCCAAGCTCCGCTGGCGCATCGAACACGACTACCGCGAGATGAAACAGGCCCTGGGACTTGCCCACTTCGAGGGCCGCACCTGGAACGGCTGGCACCACCATGTCACCCTCGTCTCCGCCGCCCACGCCTTCTGCACCCTCCGACGCCTGGCAGGCGCCCCAAAAGACACGGCGCAGGACTGA
- a CDS encoding LysR family transcriptional regulator, producing the protein MTIDVHARDLRYFVAVAEELHFTRAAERLFVSQPALSKQIRALERQLGAELLRRDQHGVALTAAGEALLPHARGVLAAWEAGAAAVEAAKAAQRSTLVVGMSTSPGRGGLLPAIRSRFTAAHPETVIRLRQLSWDDPTAGLADGETDVAFVWLPLPDEERYDWTVVAEEPRLLALPEGHPLARRAELDFADLLDEPFLALPKSAGRLRDHWLALDARAGRPPRIGAEISGAEETYEALVAGLGLCLVAEGNTPLITLGGVVVRPVRGIGPSRYALAWRRQDASRPLVRAYARACRDTAGVR; encoded by the coding sequence ATGACGATCGACGTCCACGCCCGCGATCTGCGCTACTTCGTCGCGGTCGCCGAGGAACTGCACTTCACGCGCGCCGCCGAGCGGCTGTTCGTCTCACAGCCCGCACTGAGCAAGCAGATCCGGGCGCTGGAGCGGCAGTTGGGGGCCGAACTGCTCCGGCGCGACCAGCACGGGGTGGCGCTGACGGCGGCGGGCGAGGCGCTGCTGCCGCACGCGCGCGGCGTGCTGGCCGCGTGGGAGGCGGGCGCGGCGGCGGTGGAGGCGGCCAAGGCGGCCCAGCGCAGCACGCTGGTGGTGGGCATGAGCACCAGCCCCGGCCGGGGCGGACTGCTGCCGGCCATCCGCTCCCGGTTCACCGCCGCCCACCCCGAGACCGTGATCCGGCTGCGCCAGCTGAGCTGGGACGATCCGACGGCGGGCCTCGCGGACGGGGAGACGGACGTCGCCTTCGTCTGGCTGCCGCTGCCCGACGAGGAGCGCTACGACTGGACGGTGGTCGCCGAGGAGCCCCGGCTGCTCGCCCTGCCCGAGGGGCACCCGCTGGCCCGGCGCGCCGAGCTGGATTTCGCGGACCTGCTGGACGAGCCGTTCCTGGCCCTGCCGAAGAGCGCGGGCCGGCTGCGCGACCACTGGCTCGCCCTGGACGCCCGCGCCGGCCGCCCGCCCCGGATCGGTGCGGAGATCTCCGGGGCCGAGGAGACGTACGAGGCACTCGTCGCGGGCCTCGGCCTGTGCCTGGTGGCCGAGGGCAACACCCCGCTGATCACCCTGGGCGGCGTCGTCGTCCGCCCCGTCCGCGGCATCGGCCCGAGCCGCTATGCGCTGGCCTGGCGCAGACAGGACGCAAGCCGCCCGCTGGTACGGGCGTACGCGCGGGCGTGCAGGGACACGGCCGGGGTCCGCTAG
- a CDS encoding oxidoreductase → MNKVWLVTGASSGFGRAITEAAVAAGDVVVGAARRPEALGDLVAARPDQVEALRLDVTDTAAAEAAVRDVVARHGRIDVLVNNAGRTHVGAVEETTEAELRDLFDLHVFGPTALVRAVLPHMRERRSGAVVQMSSVGGQMSFAGFGAYSGTKFALEGISEALADEVAEYGIKVLIVEPGAFRTSLFEADRAGASSDTGTYAKAGETRGLVTGGHGSQPGDPAKAAALILAALEAEHTPLRLPLGDDGVSAVLTHLDQVREDVTAWEKRTRATGFDH, encoded by the coding sequence ATGAACAAGGTCTGGCTGGTGACCGGGGCGAGCAGCGGGTTCGGGCGGGCGATCACGGAGGCGGCCGTCGCCGCCGGTGATGTGGTGGTCGGCGCGGCCCGGCGTCCCGAGGCCCTGGGCGACCTGGTGGCCGCCCGTCCCGACCAGGTGGAGGCGCTGCGGCTGGACGTGACCGACACCGCCGCGGCCGAGGCGGCGGTCCGGGACGTCGTGGCCCGGCACGGGCGGATCGACGTGCTGGTCAACAACGCGGGCCGCACGCATGTCGGCGCCGTCGAGGAGACGACGGAGGCGGAGCTGCGGGACCTGTTCGACCTGCATGTCTTCGGTCCCACGGCGCTCGTGCGGGCGGTGCTGCCGCACATGCGGGAGCGCCGCTCGGGGGCGGTCGTGCAGATGAGCAGCGTGGGCGGGCAGATGTCCTTCGCGGGCTTCGGCGCGTACAGCGGGACGAAGTTCGCGCTGGAGGGCATCTCCGAGGCGCTCGCGGACGAGGTCGCCGAGTACGGGATCAAGGTGCTGATCGTGGAGCCGGGCGCGTTCCGGACCTCGCTGTTCGAGGCCGACCGGGCCGGGGCCAGCTCCGACACCGGGACGTACGCCAAGGCGGGCGAGACCCGCGGCCTCGTCACCGGCGGCCACGGCAGCCAGCCCGGCGACCCGGCCAAGGCGGCGGCCCTGATCCTGGCCGCGCTGGAGGCCGAGCACACCCCGCTGCGGCTGCCGCTCGGCGACGACGGGGTGAGCGCCGTCCTCACCCACCTCGACCAGGTCCGCGAGGACGTCACGGCCTGGGAGAAGCGGACCCGGGCGACGGGCTTCGACCACTGA
- a CDS encoding IclR family transcriptional regulator encodes MGRLVPAVTRALDILELFLDGDGTLSAPDIVRKLQLPRTTVHELVTTLAARSYIVPVPGQPGRYRLGVRPYQLGSRYAEQLDLAAEGQQVARSVAETCDETVHVAILEGTDVIYIAKVDSTHAVRMVSAAGRRLPAHCTSVGKMLLASLPQQELTARIPDDAELAAMTPNSITDPAALREALAGIRQRGIAVESRESNPDVSCVAAPVRDRAGQVVAALSISVPMIRWSEERRAELEQLAVKGAADLSERLGHRGAE; translated from the coding sequence GTGGGACGCCTCGTGCCTGCCGTGACCCGGGCTCTCGACATTCTTGAGCTGTTCCTCGACGGGGACGGGACACTCTCCGCCCCCGACATCGTGCGCAAGCTGCAGCTGCCGCGCACCACCGTGCACGAGCTGGTCACCACGCTCGCCGCCCGGTCGTACATCGTGCCCGTGCCCGGTCAGCCCGGACGGTACCGGCTCGGGGTGCGCCCGTACCAGCTCGGCAGCCGGTACGCCGAGCAGCTCGACCTCGCCGCCGAGGGCCAGCAGGTGGCCCGCTCGGTCGCCGAGACCTGCGACGAGACGGTGCACGTGGCGATCCTCGAGGGTACCGACGTCATCTACATCGCCAAGGTCGACTCCACGCACGCGGTGCGCATGGTCTCGGCCGCGGGCCGCCGCCTGCCCGCGCACTGCACCTCCGTCGGCAAGATGCTGCTGGCCTCGCTGCCGCAGCAGGAGCTGACGGCGCGCATCCCCGACGACGCCGAGCTGGCCGCGATGACCCCCAACAGCATCACCGACCCGGCCGCGCTGCGCGAGGCCCTGGCCGGGATCCGGCAGCGGGGCATCGCGGTGGAGAGCCGCGAGTCCAACCCGGACGTCAGCTGTGTGGCGGCCCCGGTGCGCGACCGCGCGGGTCAGGTGGTCGCGGCCCTGTCGATCTCGGTGCCGATGATCCGCTGGAGCGAGGAGCGCCGGGCGGAGCTGGAGCAGCTGGCGGTCAAGGGCGCGGCGGACCTGTCCGAGCGGCTGGGCCACCGGGGCGCGGAATGA
- a CDS encoding SMP-30/gluconolactonase/LRE family protein has product MSAGASGAYEVAVRAQATLGEGPTWDAATGRLIWLDILGMRLHTYDPATGRRTARTTEQHVGAAKPRAGGGLVLNLRDGVGLLDPAGGFRWLHHEPVPGRRANDAAVAPDGSLWAGTMRYDEAAGGGTLSRLTGQGSAETVLSDVTVSNGTGWSPDGRLMYYVDTPTRRVDVFDHDAGRVGNRRPLVEIEEGAGFPDGLTVDAEGCVWVALWDGAAVRRYTPAGELDRVITLPTPRTTACAFGGAGLTDLYITTARVGLPSPHPLSGSLLVIPGAGQGLPQPAFQG; this is encoded by the coding sequence ATGAGCGCCGGGGCGAGCGGCGCGTACGAGGTCGCGGTCCGGGCGCAGGCGACGCTCGGCGAGGGCCCGACGTGGGACGCGGCCACCGGGCGCCTGATCTGGCTGGACATCCTGGGCATGCGCCTGCACACGTACGACCCGGCGACGGGCCGGCGCACGGCGCGCACGACGGAGCAGCACGTGGGCGCGGCCAAGCCGCGGGCGGGCGGCGGCCTGGTGCTCAACCTGCGGGACGGCGTGGGCCTGCTGGACCCCGCGGGCGGCTTTCGCTGGCTGCACCACGAGCCGGTCCCGGGCCGCCGTGCGAACGACGCCGCGGTGGCGCCCGACGGATCGCTGTGGGCGGGCACGATGCGCTACGACGAGGCGGCGGGCGGCGGCACCCTGTCCCGTCTGACCGGGCAGGGCAGCGCCGAGACGGTGCTGTCCGACGTCACGGTCAGCAACGGCACGGGCTGGAGCCCGGACGGCCGCCTGATGTACTACGTGGACACCCCGACCCGCCGCGTGGACGTGTTCGACCACGACGCCGGGCGGGTGGGCAACCGCCGCCCGCTGGTGGAGATCGAGGAGGGCGCGGGTTTCCCGGACGGCCTGACGGTCGACGCCGAGGGCTGTGTGTGGGTGGCCCTGTGGGACGGCGCAGCGGTACGCCGCTACACGCCTGCCGGCGAGCTGGACCGGGTGATCACGCTGCCGACCCCGCGCACCACGGCGTGCGCGTTCGGCGGCGCGGGACTGACCGACCTATACATCACCACGGCCAGGGTCGGCCTGCCGTCCCCGCACCCCCTGTCGGGTTCGCTGCTGGTGATTCCCGGAGCGGGACAGGGCCTGCCCCAGCCGGCGTTCCAGGGCTAG